The window CGGACCTGCTACTCGCTGCCGGAGTCGGTCCAGCGGGCCGGACTGTGGGCGCTGTCCGGCGAGATCGGCGTGCACATGGACCGGCCGACGTCCGTCTTCTCACCGGCGCACCTCCGCAAGCTGTTTGCGCGAAGCGACCCGCCGGAGTGAGTGGCCTGCGAGAGTGAAGCGAGCGGCGAGAGGCTCCCCTACTCCTCGATGACGTCGGCGAAGGAGACGTTCTCGCGGACGCTCGTGATCTCCACCGTCGGCTGGTCGCCCGGTTCGGAGTCGGGGACGATGACGACGTAGCCCCGCTCGATCTTCGCGATTCCGTCGCCTTTGTCGCCGAGTGTCTCGATCGTCACTTCGCGGACGTCGCCCTCTGACACGGGAGGACCGGAGGGCGCGGCGTCGGTCGACGACTGCGACGTCCTCGGACTCGCGCCGTTTCCGGAAGGGGACCGATCTGCCGTCGGTTCTGTCACGTCTCCGGCGCTGGCGGTCGGCGATTCCGACGTCTCCCGTGCGATCAGCGCGACGCGGTACGACTCGCCCGGTTCGAGGGTGCCGTGTTCGATCTCGGACGACGGGACCGTGACAACGTGATCGCCGTCGCGCTCTTCGATCTCGCCGGTGAAGAGACACGCCAGCGAATCAGTAATTTCGACCATGCACCCCGTTGCGGGTGCGTCGTTGAAAAACTCCCTATCTTCGTGTCCGAGGCGGCCGGCCCGGCGGTCAAACATAAACGTTTACCCTGTTTCGAATAAATGATTGGACCATGAGCCGAAACTACGAGTCGCTTCACGACCCGAACGCGGAGTACACGATGCGAGAGCTCTCCGCGGGAACGATGGAGGTCACCGGGTCGCGCGGCGGCGGTCGCGACGTCGAGATCACGGACGTACAGACCACCATGGTCGACGGGAACTTCCCGTGGACGCTCGTCCGCGTGTACACCGACGCGGGGGTCGTCGGGACGGGCGAGGCGTACTGGGGCGCGGGTGTGCCGGAGCTCATCGAGCGCATGAAGCCGTTCGTGATCGGCGAGAACCCGCTCGACATCGACCGCCTGTACGAGCACTTGATCCAGAAGATGTCCGGGGAGGGCTCCGTCGAGGGCGTCACGGTCACCGCGATCTCCGGGATCGAGGTGGCGTTACACGATCTGGCCGGCAAGATCCTCGACGTGCCCGCCTACCAGCTGCTCGGCGGGAAGTACCGCGATCGGATGCGCGTCTACTGCGACTGTCACACCGAAGACGAGGCGGACCCGGAGGCGTGCGCCGACGAGGCCGAGC is drawn from Halorubrum sp. BV1 and contains these coding sequences:
- a CDS encoding TRAM domain-containing protein, translated to MVEITDSLACLFTGEIEERDGDHVVTVPSSEIEHGTLEPGESYRVALIARETSESPTASAGDVTEPTADRSPSGNGASPRTSQSSTDAAPSGPPVSEGDVREVTIETLGDKGDGIAKIERGYVVIVPDSEPGDQPTVEITSVRENVSFADVIEE